The following coding sequences are from one Haemophilus haemolyticus window:
- the secA gene encoding preprotein translocase subunit SecA, producing MSILTRIFGSRNERILRKLKKQVVKINKMEPAFEALSDDELKAKTQEFRDRLSAGETLQQILPEAFATVREASKRVLGMRHFDVQLIGGMVLTNRCIAEMRTGEGKTLTATLPCYLIALEGKGVHVVTVNDYLARRDAETNRPLFEFLGMSVGVNIPGLPPEEKRAAYAADITYATNSELGFDYLRDNLAHSKEERFQRTLGYALVDEVDSILIDEARTPLIISGQAEDSSALYIAVNKLIPNLIKQEKEDTEEYQGEGDFTLDLKSKQAHLTERGQEKVEDWLIAQGLMPEGDSLYSPGRIVLLHHVMAALRAHTLFEKDVDYIVKDGEIVIVDEHTGRTMAGRRWSDGLHQAIEAKEGVEIKSENQTVASISYQNYFRLYERLAGMTGTADTEAFEFQQIYGLETVVIPTNRPMIRDDRTDVMFENEQYKFNAIIEDIKDCVERQQPVLVGTISVEKSEELSKALDKAGIKHNVLNAKFHQQEAEIVAEAGYPGAVTIATNMAGRGTDIILGGNWKAQAAKLENPTQEQIEALKAEWEKNHEIVMKAGGLHIIGTERHESRRIDNQLRGRSGRQGDPGSSRFYLSLEDGLMRIYLNEGKLNLMRKAFTVPGEAMESKMLAKVIASAQAKVEAFHFDGRKNLLEYDDVANDQRHAIYEQRNYLLDNDDISETINAIRHDVFNSVIDQYIPPQSLEEQWDIKGLEERLAQEFGMELPISHWLEEDNNLHEENLRERIVEVAEKEYKEKEALAGEETIRNFEKGVMLQTLDELWKEHLAAMDYLRQGIHLRGYAQKDPKQEYKKESFRMFTEMLDSLKHHVITTLTRVRVRTQEEMEEAERARQEMAARINQNNLPVDENDQAIQNPDSEDYSERRIGRNEPCPCGSGKKYKHCHGSRAARHQ from the coding sequence ATGAGCATTTTAACAAGAATTTTTGGCAGTCGTAATGAACGCATTCTACGTAAATTAAAAAAACAAGTCGTTAAAATTAATAAAATGGAGCCAGCTTTTGAGGCATTAAGTGATGATGAATTAAAAGCAAAAACACAAGAGTTTCGTGATCGTTTAAGTGCGGGCGAAACTTTGCAACAAATTTTACCAGAAGCATTCGCAACAGTACGTGAAGCAAGTAAGCGCGTGCTTGGTATGAGACATTTTGATGTTCAGCTTATTGGTGGGATGGTATTGACTAATCGCTGTATCGCAGAAATGCGCACTGGTGAAGGTAAAACATTAACTGCAACTTTGCCTTGTTATTTAATTGCACTTGAAGGTAAAGGCGTTCATGTTGTGACGGTGAATGATTATCTTGCTCGACGAGATGCAGAAACAAACCGTCCATTATTTGAATTTTTGGGCATGAGTGTAGGCGTAAATATTCCTGGTTTACCGCCTGAAGAAAAACGAGCAGCTTATGCAGCAGATATTACTTATGCAACCAATAGTGAACTTGGTTTTGACTACTTACGTGACAACTTAGCCCACTCAAAAGAAGAACGTTTCCAACGTACTTTAGGTTATGCGCTGGTGGATGAAGTGGATTCCATCTTAATTGATGAAGCACGTACGCCATTGATTATTTCTGGTCAAGCTGAAGATAGTTCTGCGCTTTATATTGCAGTCAATAAACTGATTCCAAACTTAATTAAACAAGAAAAAGAAGATACGGAAGAATACCAAGGCGAAGGGGACTTTACTTTAGATCTTAAGTCTAAACAGGCACATTTAACTGAACGTGGCCAAGAAAAAGTGGAAGATTGGTTGATTGCGCAAGGTTTAATGCCAGAAGGTGATTCTTTGTATTCTCCTGGTCGAATCGTATTGCTTCATCATGTTATGGCTGCCTTGCGTGCGCACACATTGTTTGAAAAAGATGTCGATTACATTGTGAAAGATGGTGAAATCGTGATTGTTGATGAACATACGGGTCGAACAATGGCAGGTCGTCGCTGGTCAGATGGTTTACACCAAGCCATTGAGGCAAAAGAAGGGGTGGAAATTAAGAGCGAAAACCAAACTGTTGCGTCAATTTCTTACCAAAACTACTTCCGTTTATATGAGCGTCTTGCAGGTATGACGGGGACTGCGGATACCGAAGCGTTTGAGTTCCAACAAATTTACGGATTGGAAACTGTTGTGATTCCAACAAACCGCCCAATGATTCGTGATGATCGCACAGATGTGATGTTTGAAAATGAACAATATAAATTTAATGCGATTATTGAAGATATCAAAGATTGTGTAGAACGCCAACAACCAGTATTAGTGGGGACGATTTCAGTAGAAAAATCGGAAGAATTATCTAAGGCTTTAGATAAAGCGGGCATCAAACATAATGTATTGAATGCGAAATTCCATCAACAAGAAGCGGAAATCGTGGCAGAAGCTGGTTATCCTGGTGCGGTAACTATCGCAACGAATATGGCGGGTCGTGGTACGGATATTATCCTTGGGGGTAACTGGAAAGCACAAGCTGCTAAATTAGAAAATCCAACTCAAGAACAAATTGAAGCGCTTAAAGCTGAGTGGGAAAAGAACCACGAGATTGTAATGAAAGCAGGTGGTTTGCATATTATCGGTACAGAGCGTCATGAATCTCGCCGTATCGATAACCAGTTGCGTGGTCGTTCTGGCCGTCAAGGTGACCCTGGTTCTTCTCGCTTCTATCTTTCTTTGGAAGATGGCTTAATGCGCATTTATTTAAATGAAGGTAAACTTAATTTAATGCGTAAAGCGTTCACAGTGCCTGGTGAGGCTATGGAATCGAAAATGTTGGCGAAAGTGATTGCATCAGCTCAAGCAAAAGTTGAGGCCTTCCATTTCGATGGTCGTAAAAACCTACTTGAATATGATGATGTGGCAAATGACCAACGTCATGCAATTTATGAGCAACGCAATTATTTGCTTGATAATGATGATATTTCTGAAACTATCAACGCCATTCGCCACGATGTATTTAATAGCGTGATTGATCAATATATTCCACCGCAATCTTTGGAAGAACAATGGGATATTAAAGGGCTTGAGGAACGTTTGGCTCAAGAGTTTGGTATGGAATTACCAATTTCTCATTGGCTGGAAGAAGATAATAATCTACACGAAGAAAACTTGCGTGAACGCATCGTAGAAGTCGCCGAAAAAGAATATAAAGAAAAAGAAGCACTAGCTGGTGAAGAAACTATACGCAACTTTGAAAAAGGTGTCATGTTACAAACCCTAGATGAGCTTTGGAAAGAGCACTTAGCGGCGATGGATTATTTACGCCAAGGTATTCATTTACGCGGTTATGCGCAAAAAGATCCAAAACAAGAGTATAAAAAAGAATCTTTCCGCATGTTTACGGAAATGTTAGATTCTTTAAAACATCACGTTATCACGACGTTAACGCGTGTACGTGTGCGTACTCAAGAAGAAATGGAAGAAGCTGAACGAGCTCGTCAAGAAATGGCTGCTCGTATCAATCAAAATAATTTACCTGTGGATGAAAATGATCAGGCAATCCAAAATCCAGATTCTGAAGATTATTCAGAACGTCGTATTGGACGCAATGAGCCTTGTCCTTGTGGTTCGGGTAAAAAATACAAGCATTGTCATGGCAGTCGTGCTGCTCGTCATCAATGA
- the secM gene encoding secA translation cis-regulator SecM — translation MISGTVKPNFWSRLLLSIIAIFALPNAQSFENQNNAENYSSSVSIQQALETVKVSREVQRQAIPQPSISHQTEKQLKIQPHFFAEALNLSAPIRAGPLLI, via the coding sequence ATGATTTCAGGCACTGTCAAACCGAATTTTTGGTCGCGATTACTTTTAAGTATCATCGCGATTTTTGCTTTGCCTAACGCACAAAGTTTTGAAAATCAAAATAATGCGGAAAATTATTCCTCGAGTGTTTCCATTCAACAAGCGTTAGAGACGGTAAAAGTTTCACGTGAAGTGCAACGACAAGCCATTCCTCAACCTTCAATTTCCCACCAAACTGAAAAACAACTTAAAATTCAACCGCACTTTTTTGCTGAAGCGTTGAATCTTAGTGCACCAATTCGAGCAGGCCCCTTGCTTATTTAA
- a CDS encoding DUF721 domain-containing protein codes for MENKAERYQKAVNIMDVLEQSPFAKIMKKGLAINELNQKFNRIFPQEFHGKFRIGNMIDNSIFIETANAIVRQGILFRQTELLKLIQEEFPQVKRLEITINPGF; via the coding sequence ATGGAAAACAAGGCTGAGCGTTATCAAAAAGCAGTCAATATTATGGATGTGCTTGAGCAATCGCCCTTTGCCAAAATAATGAAAAAAGGTCTTGCTATCAATGAACTCAATCAAAAATTTAACCGCATTTTTCCACAGGAATTTCACGGCAAATTTCGTATTGGTAATATGATAGATAACTCAATTTTTATTGAGACAGCAAATGCGATCGTTCGCCAAGGAATTTTATTCAGACAGACAGAATTGTTGAAACTCATTCAAGAAGAATTTCCGCAGGTAAAACGACTTGAGATAACAATAAACCCTGGTTTTTAA
- the tadA gene encoding tRNA adenosine(34) deaminase TadA: MDVAKVRSEFDEKMMRYALTLADKAEALGEIPVGAVLVDDAGNIIGEGWNLSIVQSDPTAHAEIIALRDGAKHLQNYRLLNTTLYVTLEPCTMCAGAILHSRIKRLVFGAFDYKTGAVGSRFHFFDDYKMNHTLEITSGVLAEECSQKLSAFFQKRREEKKIEKALLKKSD, translated from the coding sequence ATGGATGTAGCGAAAGTGCGGTCAGAATTTGACGAGAAAATGATGCGCTATGCCCTTACTCTTGCGGATAAAGCGGAAGCGTTAGGTGAGATTCCTGTGGGGGCGGTTTTGGTGGATGACGCTGGAAATATCATTGGAGAAGGTTGGAATCTCTCTATTGTTCAAAGCGATCCTACCGCACATGCTGAAATTATCGCTTTGCGAGACGGAGCAAAACATCTCCAAAATTATCGTTTACTGAATACTACGCTTTATGTGACATTAGAGCCTTGCACAATGTGCGCAGGGGCGATTTTGCACAGCCGTATTAAACGTCTTGTGTTTGGTGCTTTTGATTATAAAACTGGTGCTGTGGGATCACGTTTCCATTTTTTTGATGATTATAAGATGAATCATACTCTGGAGATTACATCTGGTGTATTGGCAGAAGAGTGTAGTCAGAAATTAAGCGCATTTTTTCAGAAGAGACGCGAAGAGAAAAAAATAGAGAAAGCATTGTTAAAAAAGTCTGATTGA
- a CDS encoding thymidylate synthase yields MKQYLDLCRRIINEGEWVANERTGKRCLTVINADLEYDVANNQFPLITTRKSYWKAAIAEFLGYIRGYDNAADFRTLGTKTWDANANENAAWLANPHRRGIDDMGRVYGVQGRAWRKPNGETIDQLRKIVNNLTKGIDDRGEILTFFNPGEFDLGCLRPCMHTHTFSLVGETLHLTSYQRSCDVPLGLNFNQIQVFTFLALMAQITSKKAGKAYHKIVNAHIYEDQLELMLDVQLKREPFPLPKLEINPDIKTLEDLETWVTMDDFKVVGYQSHEPIKYPFSV; encoded by the coding sequence ATGAAGCAATATCTTGATCTTTGTCGTCGCATTATTAATGAAGGTGAATGGGTTGCCAATGAGCGTACAGGTAAGCGTTGTCTGACGGTTATTAATGCAGATTTAGAATATGATGTAGCGAATAATCAATTTCCGTTGATTACTACGCGTAAAAGTTATTGGAAAGCGGCCATTGCTGAATTTTTAGGTTACATTCGTGGATATGACAATGCCGCTGATTTCCGCACACTTGGCACTAAAACTTGGGATGCTAATGCGAATGAAAATGCCGCATGGCTTGCGAATCCGCACCGTAGAGGTATTGATGATATGGGGCGCGTATATGGTGTGCAAGGCAGAGCGTGGCGTAAGCCTAATGGAGAAACCATCGATCAGCTACGTAAAATTGTTAATAACTTAACGAAAGGTATTGATGATAGAGGAGAAATTTTAACTTTCTTTAACCCTGGCGAATTTGATCTTGGTTGTCTTCGTCCTTGTATGCACACGCATACTTTTTCTCTTGTGGGCGAAACCTTACATCTTACTAGTTATCAACGTTCCTGTGATGTTCCGCTTGGATTGAATTTCAATCAAATTCAGGTGTTTACTTTCTTAGCGCTTATGGCACAGATTACGAGTAAAAAAGCAGGCAAGGCATATCATAAAATTGTGAATGCGCATATTTATGAAGATCAGCTTGAATTAATGCTTGATGTGCAACTTAAACGCGAGCCTTTCCCATTGCCCAAATTAGAAATCAATCCAGATATAAAAACGCTTGAAGATTTAGAAACTTGGGTCACGATGGATGATTTCAAAGTCGTTGGCTATCAATCTCATGAGCCGATTAAATATCCGTTTTCCGTCTAA
- the lgt gene encoding prolipoprotein diacylglyceryl transferase, whose amino-acid sequence MNSNYLLLPHFDPTIFTLGDSNIGLRWYGLMYLLGFIFARWLAVRRANRPNSGWTVDQVDTLLFNGFMGVFIGGRVGDVFFYNLDHFLQEPLYLFRVWEGGMSFHGGLIGVIVAMIWTSYSQKRNFWQTADFVAPLIPFGLGLGRIGNFINLELWGRETDVPWAMIFPNDPLLLPRHPSQLYEAFLEGIVLFAILNIFIKKPRPMGSVAGLFLIGYGIFRFIVEYVREPEVENFFGVITRGQALCLPMIIGGALIMAWAYSRKSAVIK is encoded by the coding sequence ATGAATTCAAATTATTTGCTTCTGCCTCATTTTGATCCAACTATTTTTACTCTTGGTGATAGCAATATCGGCTTACGTTGGTATGGTTTGATGTACCTTTTGGGTTTTATTTTTGCACGCTGGCTTGCGGTTCGCCGTGCTAATCGCCCAAATAGCGGTTGGACAGTGGATCAGGTTGATACCTTACTTTTCAACGGTTTTATGGGCGTATTTATTGGCGGACGTGTTGGCGATGTATTTTTCTATAATCTCGATCATTTCTTACAAGAACCACTTTATTTATTCCGTGTTTGGGAAGGTGGAATGTCGTTCCACGGTGGCTTAATTGGTGTAATTGTTGCTATGATTTGGACGTCTTATTCACAAAAACGTAATTTTTGGCAAACCGCTGATTTTGTCGCGCCTTTGATTCCGTTTGGTTTAGGTTTAGGTAGAATTGGTAATTTCATTAATCTTGAGCTATGGGGACGCGAAACGGATGTGCCTTGGGCAATGATTTTCCCAAATGATCCGCTCTTACTTCCTCGTCATCCATCACAACTTTATGAAGCCTTTTTAGAAGGAATAGTGTTGTTTGCAATTCTGAATATTTTTATTAAAAAACCACGTCCAATGGGCTCTGTTGCTGGCTTATTCTTAATTGGTTATGGCATCTTCCGTTTTATTGTGGAATATGTGCGTGAACCTGAAGTTGAAAATTTCTTTGGGGTCATTACAAGAGGACAAGCGCTTTGCTTACCGATGATTATTGGTGGTGCCTTAATTATGGCTTGGGCGTATTCACGCAAAAGTGCGGTAATAAAATAG
- a CDS encoding sulfite exporter TauE/SafE family protein, translating to MLSFILLCLLVGAVAGFFAGLFGIGGGLLIVPVLVYLLPMVGVPESLLMSTALGTSFATIVITGFSSAQRHHKLGNVVWSAVKVLAPSIMLSVFICGLFIGKLDRYISSKLFACLVVYLAVKMVLSIKPKTNKAVKPLTTQSSIIGGILIGMASSAAGIGGGGFIVPFLNSRGIDIKKAIGSSAFCGMLLGTSGMFSFMLSGWGNATMPEYSLGYIYFPAVLCITATSFFTSKLGATATSKLPVPTLKKGFALFLIIIAIDMFTR from the coding sequence ATGCTTAGCTTTATTTTACTTTGTTTGCTTGTGGGTGCGGTTGCTGGCTTTTTTGCGGGGCTTTTTGGTATTGGCGGCGGATTGCTGATTGTTCCTGTGTTAGTGTACTTATTGCCAATGGTGGGCGTGCCTGAATCTTTATTAATGTCTACCGCACTTGGAACTTCTTTCGCAACGATTGTTATTACTGGCTTTTCTTCGGCTCAACGACATCATAAGTTAGGTAATGTTGTGTGGAGTGCGGTGAAAGTTCTCGCTCCGAGCATTATGCTTAGTGTCTTTATTTGTGGTTTATTTATCGGAAAACTTGATCGCTATATTTCTAGTAAATTATTTGCCTGTTTAGTAGTTTATCTTGCGGTAAAAATGGTTTTATCGATTAAACCTAAGACAAATAAAGCAGTTAAACCTTTGACTACTCAATCATCTATTATCGGGGGTATTTTAATTGGTATGGCATCCAGTGCGGCAGGTATTGGCGGTGGTGGATTTATTGTGCCGTTTTTAAATTCTCGTGGTATCGATATAAAAAAGGCCATTGGTTCCTCGGCTTTCTGTGGCATGTTACTCGGAACTTCTGGAATGTTCAGTTTTATGTTAAGTGGCTGGGGGAATGCTACAATGCCAGAATATTCTTTAGGCTACATTTATTTCCCTGCAGTGTTATGTATTACAGCAACATCGTTTTTCACGTCAAAACTTGGTGCAACAGCTACTTCAAAATTACCCGTGCCAACCTTAAAGAAAGGGTTTGCACTTTTCTTAATTATCATTGCTATTGATATGTTCACTAGATAG
- the rppH gene encoding RNA pyrophosphohydrolase gives MIDFDGYRPNVGIVICNRNGQVLWAKRCGQNSWQFPQGGINDNESAEQAMYRELYEEVGLQPKDVRILYVSKHWLRYKLPKRLLRYDSKPMCIGQKQRWFLLQLVGDEKNINMQTTKSPEFDGWRWVSFWYPVRQVVSFKKEVYRKAMKEFSGVLFSENPPVYQPARELEQKSYIHPKKYNGSKFPKRSFNKTRNS, from the coding sequence GTGATCGATTTTGATGGCTACCGTCCAAATGTGGGTATTGTGATTTGTAATCGCAACGGGCAAGTGCTTTGGGCGAAGCGCTGTGGGCAAAATTCGTGGCAGTTTCCGCAAGGTGGCATTAATGATAATGAAAGTGCCGAGCAAGCGATGTATCGCGAACTGTACGAGGAAGTTGGTCTACAGCCTAAAGATGTGCGCATTTTATATGTATCTAAGCATTGGTTGCGTTATAAATTACCAAAACGTTTGTTGCGTTATGACAGCAAACCGATGTGTATAGGGCAAAAACAACGCTGGTTTTTGTTGCAGCTTGTTGGCGATGAAAAAAATATCAATATGCAAACAACCAAATCGCCAGAATTTGATGGATGGCGTTGGGTGAGTTTTTGGTATCCTGTTCGTCAAGTCGTGTCGTTCAAAAAAGAAGTGTATCGCAAAGCGATGAAAGAGTTTTCGGGCGTGTTGTTCTCAGAAAATCCTCCTGTATATCAACCTGCACGAGAATTGGAGCAAAAATCTTATATTCATCCTAAAAAATATAATGGTTCAAAATTTCCAAAACGTTCTTTCAATAAAACAAGGAATTCATAA
- the ampD gene encoding 1,6-anhydro-N-acetylmuramyl-L-alanine amidase AmpD yields the protein MRKIKDIEKGFLTACRQIPSPHFDERPDLQDISLLVIHYISLPPEQFGGGYVDDFFQGKLDPKIHPYFEEIHQMRVSAHCLIERDGRITQYVNFNQRAWHAGLSSFQGREKCNDFAIGIELEGSNEQPFTNEQYLALQELTNLIMKSYPKITKERIVGHCDISPGRKIDPGQYFDWERYFASLK from the coding sequence ATGCGAAAAATAAAAGATATTGAGAAAGGATTTCTGACTGCTTGTCGACAAATTCCATCTCCGCATTTTGATGAACGTCCAGATTTACAAGATATTTCACTTCTTGTGATCCATTACATTAGCTTACCTCCAGAACAATTTGGTGGCGGATATGTGGATGATTTTTTTCAAGGAAAATTAGATCCTAAGATTCATCCTTATTTTGAAGAAATTCATCAAATGCGTGTTTCTGCCCATTGCTTGATTGAACGAGATGGGCGAATCACGCAATATGTTAATTTCAATCAGAGGGCTTGGCATGCTGGATTATCTAGCTTTCAAGGGCGAGAAAAATGTAATGATTTTGCCATTGGAATTGAGTTAGAAGGTAGTAATGAACAACCTTTTACTAATGAGCAGTATTTGGCATTGCAAGAGCTTACTAACTTAATCATGAAAAGTTATCCTAAGATTACGAAAGAGCGAATTGTTGGGCATTGTGATATTTCGCCAGGGCGCAAGATCGATCCCGGTCAATATTTCGATTGGGAACGTTATTTTGCCAGCCTAAAATAA
- a CDS encoding prepilin-type N-terminal cleavage/methylation domain-containing protein, producing MKLTTQTTLKKGFTLIELMIVIAIIAILATIAIPSYQNYTKKAAVSELLQASAPYKADVELCVYSTNETTNCTGGKNGIAADITTAKGYVASVKTQSGGITVKGNGTLANMEYILQATGNAAAGVTWTTTCKGTDASLFPANFCGSVAQ from the coding sequence ATGAAACTAACTACACAAACTACCTTGAAAAAAGGCTTTACCTTAATTGAATTGATGATAGTCATCGCCATCATCGCGATTTTAGCCACTATCGCTATTCCTTCTTATCAAAATTATACCAAAAAAGCAGCGGTATCCGAATTACTGCAAGCTTCTGCACCTTATAAGGCTGATGTGGAATTATGTGTATATAGCACAAATGAAACAACAAACTGTACAGGGGGAAAAAATGGTATTGCAGCTGATATTACAACAGCAAAAGGCTATGTAGCCTCAGTGAAAACTCAATCGGGTGGCATTACAGTAAAAGGGAATGGCACATTGGCAAATATGGAATATATTTTGCAAGCTACAGGTAATGCTGCAGCAGGTGTAACTTGGACAACAACCTGCAAAGGAACGGATGCCTCTTTATTTCCTGCAAATTTTTGCGGAAGTGTCGCACAATGA
- a CDS encoding GspE/PulE family protein: MTSYALLHTQRVIAQNGEVFTISPDLWERNQQQQSLLLRYFALPLKEENNRLWLGVDSLSNLSACETIAFITGKPVEPILLESSQLKELLQQLTPRQMQVEEQVKFYQHQETHFEQEDDEPVIRLLNQIFESALQNNASDIHLETLSDHFQVRFRIDGVLQAQPPLSKNLANRIISRLKLLAKLDISETRLPQDGRFQFKTTFSDILDFRLSTLPTHWGEKVVLRAQQNKPVELSFSELGMTENQQQAFQRALSQPQGLILVTGPTGSGKSISLYTALQWLNIPDKHIMTAEDPIEIELDGIIQSQINPQIGLDFSRLLRAFLRQDPDIIMLGEIRDEESAMIALRAAQTGHLVLSTLHTNDAISAISRLQQLGIQQHEIENSLLLVIAQRLVRKICPKCGGNLINSCDCHQGYRGRIGVYQFLHWQQNGYQTDFKNLHASGLEKVSQGITDEKEIERVLGKNS, from the coding sequence ATGACGAGCTATGCTTTACTTCATACTCAGCGTGTAATTGCTCAAAATGGCGAGGTATTTACGATCTCGCCAGATTTATGGGAACGCAATCAGCAGCAACAATCCTTGCTCTTGAGGTATTTTGCTTTGCCACTTAAAGAAGAAAATAATCGTCTTTGGCTAGGGGTTGATTCTCTCTCCAATCTTTCAGCTTGTGAAACCATTGCGTTTATAACAGGAAAACCTGTCGAACCAATTTTGTTAGAAAGCAGCCAACTCAAAGAACTGTTACAACAACTTACTCCGCGCCAAATGCAAGTGGAAGAGCAAGTTAAATTCTATCAACATCAAGAAACCCATTTTGAACAAGAAGATGATGAACCTGTTATCCGCTTACTTAATCAGATTTTTGAATCTGCCTTACAAAACAATGCCTCAGATATTCATTTGGAGACCTTATCGGATCATTTCCAAGTACGGTTTAGAATTGACGGTGTTTTACAAGCTCAGCCTCCACTTAGCAAAAATTTAGCGAATCGAATTATTTCTCGCCTAAAACTGCTCGCTAAATTAGATATCAGCGAAACCCGCCTTCCACAAGATGGACGATTTCAATTTAAAACAACGTTTTCCGATATTCTTGATTTCCGTCTTTCAACGTTACCAACTCATTGGGGAGAGAAAGTTGTCCTGAGAGCACAGCAAAATAAACCAGTAGAACTTAGCTTTTCTGAATTAGGTATGACAGAAAATCAGCAACAAGCATTTCAACGTGCGCTTAGCCAGCCACAAGGATTAATTTTAGTAACTGGCCCAACAGGAAGTGGGAAAAGTATCTCACTTTACACCGCACTTCAGTGGCTGAATATACCAGATAAACATATTATGACCGCTGAGGATCCCATTGAAATTGAGCTTGATGGCATTATTCAAAGCCAAATTAATCCACAAATAGGACTAGATTTTAGCCGTCTATTGCGCGCTTTTTTACGCCAAGATCCCGACATCATTATGCTGGGTGAAATTCGCGATGAAGAAAGTGCAATGATTGCACTACGTGCCGCCCAAACTGGGCATTTAGTGCTTTCAACTTTACATACTAATGATGCAATATCTGCCATTTCTCGCTTACAACAACTCGGTATTCAACAGCATGAAATTGAAAACAGTTTACTGCTCGTTATTGCGCAGCGTCTTGTACGAAAAATCTGTCCAAAGTGCGGTGGAAATTTAATAAATTCTTGTGATTGCCATCAAGGTTATCGAGGTCGAATCGGCGTGTATCAATTTCTACATTGGCAACAGAATGGCTATCAAACGGATTTTAAAAATTTACATGCGAGTGGTTTAGAAAAAGTTAGCCAAGGCATAACAGATGAGAAAGAAATTGAACGTGTGCTAGGTAAAAACTCATGA
- a CDS encoding type II secretion system F family protein has protein sequence MTKKLFYYQGSNTLNQKQKGSIIADTKQQAHFQLISRGLTHIKLQQNWQFGAKPKNSEISELLNQLATLLQSAIPLKNSLQILQQNCTQIMLNEWLERLLQSIESGLAFSQAIEQQGKYLTQQEIQLIQVGEMTGKLSVVCKKIATHRSQSLALQRKLQKIMLYPSMVLGISLLLTLALLLFIVPQFAEMYNGNNAELPTITAILLSISNFLKQNTGILLFFALSFFLFYNFYLKRQTWFHQKKNQLISITPIFGTIQKLSRLVNFSQSLQIMLQAGVPLNQALDSFLPRTQTWQTKKTLVNDIVLDKEVRSILQWVSQGYAFSNSVSSDLFPMEAQQMLQIGEQSGKLALMLEYIAENYQEKLNHQIDLLSQMLEPLMMVIIGSLIGIIMMGMYLPIFNMGSVIQ, from the coding sequence ATGACTAAAAAACTATTTTATTATCAAGGTAGTAACACATTAAATCAGAAACAAAAAGGCTCAATTATTGCGGATACGAAACAACAAGCACACTTTCAATTAATAAGCCGCGGGCTTACTCACATCAAATTACAACAAAACTGGCAATTTGGGGCAAAGCCCAAAAATTCAGAAATCAGTGAATTACTCAATCAATTAGCAACATTGCTACAGTCCGCAATTCCGTTAAAAAACAGTCTGCAAATTTTGCAACAAAATTGTACTCAAATTATGCTCAATGAATGGCTTGAACGACTGCTTCAATCCATTGAATCTGGTTTAGCATTCTCACAAGCCATTGAACAACAAGGGAAATATCTCACTCAACAAGAAATTCAACTGATTCAAGTGGGAGAAATGACGGGTAAACTTTCCGTAGTTTGTAAAAAAATAGCCACGCATCGTAGCCAATCTTTAGCATTACAACGTAAATTACAGAAAATTATGTTGTACCCCTCAATGGTATTGGGAATTTCATTATTACTAACGCTCGCATTACTGCTTTTTATCGTGCCTCAATTTGCTGAAATGTACAATGGCAATAATGCCGAATTACCAACAATAACCGCAATATTGCTCTCTATATCCAATTTTCTTAAACAAAATACTGGCATTTTGCTATTTTTCGCTTTGAGTTTTTTTCTATTTTATAACTTCTATCTAAAACGCCAGACTTGGTTTCATCAAAAGAAAAATCAACTTATTTCTATCACGCCTATTTTTGGCACAATTCAAAAGCTTTCACGTTTAGTGAACTTTAGTCAAAGTTTACAAATTATGTTGCAAGCTGGCGTACCGCTTAATCAGGCACTAGACAGTTTTCTCCCTCGCACACAAACGTGGCAAACCAAGAAAACGCTTGTAAATGACATCGTATTAGATAAAGAAGTGCGGTCAATTTTGCAATGGGTTTCTCAAGGCTATGCGTTTTCTAATAGTGTAAGTAGCGATCTTTTCCCGATGGAAGCACAACAAATGTTACAAATTGGCGAGCAAAGCGGAAAACTCGCTTTGATGCTCGAGTATATTGCTGAAAATTACCAAGAAAAACTTAATCATCAAATTGACTTACTCTCGCAAATGCTAGAACCATTAATGATGGTGATCATCGGCAGTCTGATTGGAATTATTATGATGGGAATGTATTTACCTATCTTTAATATGGGCTCTGTTATTCAATGA